From the Entomomonas sp. E2T0 genome, one window contains:
- the ispC gene encoding 1-deoxy-D-xylulose-5-phosphate reductoisomerase yields the protein MQHICVLGATGSIGKSTLDVIARHPDRYQAFALTAHSRINELEKLCIQFQPAFAVVADELDRKSLQQRLIEQGIRTEVLYGQQALCDIASHPEVDAVMAAIIGAAGLLPTLAGVKAGKKILLANKEALVMSGALFMQAVKEHNVTLLPIDSEHNAIFQCMPLSFKGDLATVGVRRILLTASGGPFRNTPIEQLESVTPVQACNHPNWSMGKKISVDSATMMNKGLEFIEACWLFNAQPEQVEVVIHPQSVIHSMVDYLDGSVLAELGNPDMRTPIAQALAWPERIESGVAPLDLFKIAQLDFYEPDEQRFPCLRLAKQAITAQGTAPAILNAANEIAVAAFLQERIKFTEIVQVVDHVLNKQSVVVADSLEIIGKEDYQARFYANEYLKEL from the coding sequence ATGCAACATATTTGTGTTTTAGGTGCGACAGGTTCTATAGGTAAAAGCACCTTAGATGTTATTGCTAGACATCCTGACCGTTACCAAGCATTTGCTTTAACAGCGCATAGTAGAATAAATGAATTAGAAAAATTATGTATACAATTCCAGCCAGCTTTTGCTGTAGTGGCTGATGAATTAGATAGAAAAAGCTTACAACAAAGATTAATAGAACAGGGGATTCGTACAGAAGTATTATATGGTCAGCAAGCATTATGTGATATAGCAAGCCACCCTGAAGTAGATGCTGTAATGGCAGCAATTATAGGAGCGGCTGGATTATTACCTACTTTAGCAGGTGTTAAGGCAGGTAAAAAAATACTACTAGCAAATAAAGAAGCCTTAGTAATGTCTGGTGCTTTATTTATGCAGGCAGTTAAAGAGCATAATGTTACCTTATTGCCTATTGATAGCGAACATAATGCTATTTTTCAATGTATGCCCCTTTCTTTTAAGGGAGATTTGGCAACAGTTGGAGTAAGGCGAATTTTACTAACTGCATCAGGTGGACCATTTCGTAATACACCAATAGAGCAGTTAGAAAGTGTAACACCAGTACAAGCTTGTAATCACCCGAACTGGTCAATGGGGAAAAAAATCTCTGTTGATTCTGCCACTATGATGAATAAAGGTTTAGAATTTATTGAAGCCTGTTGGTTATTTAATGCTCAACCAGAGCAAGTAGAGGTTGTTATTCATCCGCAGAGTGTGATTCATTCTATGGTAGATTATCTGGATGGTAGTGTATTAGCAGAATTAGGTAATCCAGATATGCGTACCCCCATTGCACAAGCTTTAGCATGGCCTGAGCGAATTGAGTCAGGAGTTGCGCCATTAGATTTATTTAAGATAGCACAGTTAGATTTTTATGAGCCTGATGAACAACGTTTTCCTTGTTTGCGTTTGGCTAAACAAGCGATAACCGCACAAGGGACAGCGCCTGCTATTTTAAATGCAGCAAATGAAATAGCCGTTGCAGCATTTTTACAAGAGCGGATAAAATTTACAGAAATTGTGCAAGTAGTGGATCATGTACTTAATAAGCAATCTGTTGTGGTAGCAGATTCATTAGAGATTATTGGTAAAGAAGATTATCAAGCTCGTTTTTATGCAAATGAATACTTGAAAGAGTTATAA